ACGAAATCACCGCCAACGGACCATTTGACCGTTGGGCGGTAGGACGCGGGTTCGACCATTTCTATGGTTTCCAGCTTGGACATACCGACCAATATCATCCTAATTTGTATGAAGATACAAAAGTGATCGACATTGAGCCAAATTCCAAGCATTTAACTACTTTGCTGGCCGATAAAGCGATTAGCTATATCGCCAACCAAAAGTCTATTCAGCCTGAAAAACCATTTTTCCTCTATTTTGCAACTGGAGCTATTCACTCACCTCATCAGGTGGATAAGAAATGGAGCGACTTATACAAAGGCAAGTTGGATAAAGGTTGGGATTGGTACCGCGAAGAAGTATTTGCCCGTCAGAAAAGATTGGGCGTTATTCCGGCCGATGCCGTGTTGCCCGATCGCGATCCGACGGTAAAATCCTGGGATAGCCTTACACCCGAACAACGAAAAGTATATGCCCGATTCATGGAAGTATATGCCGGTTTCTTAACTCATGCCGATTATGAATTTGGTCGCATCATAGACTATCTGAAAGAAATCGGACAAGATAAGAATACAGTTATTCTGGTGAGCATTGGCGATAATGGTTCAAGCCACAGCCCGAGAAACGGAAGTCTGAATCCATATATCAGTAGCCTCGATGAAGACAAACAAGTGGCCGAATTGTACAAGAACATTGATAAAATTGGTACAGAACACTCGTTCGAAGACGCTCCATCGGGTTGGACGCAAGCCACCAATACGCCTTTCCGTTTATGGAAAGCCGATCCCAATAGCGAAGGTGGAACTCACCAACCGTTGATTGTTTATTATCCGAATGGAGGTTTGGAAAAAGGGGGCATTCGTGGACAATATGGCCATGTGATTGATATTGCCCCAACTATTTATGAACTTACCGGAGCAAAAGTACCCGAAGTGATTAAAGGATACAAACAACAACCCATCGAAGGTACTAGTTTGGTGTATTCACTAAAAGACGCCGATGCGCCAAACCGTCATACCGTGCAATACTACGAACTATTTGGCAAGCGAGCCATAGTGAAAGACGGTTGGAAAGCATCCGTATTTCACCAATCGGGAACTGATTTCTCGAAAGATGTATGGGAGCTTTACGACTTGAAAAAAGATTTCAACGAACGTATTGACCTGGCTGCCAAATTCCCCGAAAAGGTAAAAGAACTGCAAGCTGTATTTGAAGCCGAAGCAATCAAATATAATGTTTATCCATTAAATGATAATGCATTGGGACATGGTGCAGGTGGCAGAGCCCGCAGTCCGTTTGGATTGAATAAAAAAGTGGTTTTGTACCCGGGTATTGATCAATTGCTTACTTATAGCGGGCCTCAATTTCAAAATGACCCATTTTCCATCACTGCCGATATTGAACTAAAATCTGCAACCGAACAAGGCGTATTGTTTGCAACAGGTTCCGAGTTCGATGGGTTAAGTTTGTATATTAAAGACGGTAAATTTCAGGTGGCTCACAACACCGGAAGCATAGTTCGATATTTGGAATCCAACGTCACTGTTCCTGCTGGAAAATCTAAGTTGAGATTTGAGTTAAACTACAAAGCACCTGAGAAAGGGACGAGAAATTATAATGCACCTGCGGGAACAGAAGCCATTTACATTAACGACCAAAAAGTGGGAGAAAGGGACATTGTTGCTTCCGAAGGTAGAATTGCCGTTTACAAAGATGGCATTGATGTGGGTTCTGACCGAAACTCGCCGGTTACCGACCGTTACAAGGTACCATTTGCCTTTACCGGAAAATTGAACAATGTGACGATTGAATATAAATAAAGCCTCTATTTATAAGCCTCATCCGGGAAATACCCGTCAATCTACCGCAATCAGGGTATGCAAATACTCCGATTGCGGTATTTTCCTTTAACGTCAGTAGATATAATTTTGCTTTATCAAATGTAACGGATTAATCAAGTCTTATCCGGCATTATATTTCTATATAAAAACAGGCAAACGACTTCCTCGTCCGTCGGCAAAACAGATTCGGGAAACGGTAGCCACAACACGAAAAATTGATGAAAAGTATCTCCTCTCAATCGGGTAAACCCAATAGGTTACCCCGGGATTATCTCTGCATTCCGGCATCCCATCCAATCTCTGTTACTTGCATTCACTATTCGTGTCGTTTTACACGAAACCGTTCGTAATAAATTATTACGCAACCGCATATATCCCAAATACATTAATAGTCACTAAAATTGAAAAAGATGAAACTACGAATTTACCTACCTTATCTTCTATTCATATTAGCAGCGCTCCCGGTGAGTGTATTGGCGCAACAAGTCACGGGAAAAGTTATTGACAGCAATTCCGGAGAACCTCTCATCGGCGTTACCCTTAAACTGGAAGGCACCAATACGGCTATCCAGACTGACGCAAAAGGAAAATTTATCCTGAAAACAAGCAAAAAACCGCCACTGACGATCTCTGTATCCTATACAGGATACCAGAAACAAGAATATATTATTGAAAATACAGAGGACGAGCTTACTTTCGACCTCCATCAGGATTATAACATTTTAAATCAAGTGGTAGTCACATCACGTCGCCGCAAGGAAACGGTTCAGGAGAGCCCTATTCCGGTCTCTGTAGTAACAGGTGTTAAGGTGGCCGAAGCCGGTGCATTCAATGTAAACCGGCTCAAAGAGTTAATCCCTACCGTACAGCTTTACTCGTCCAATCCCCGCAATACGGGTCTGAGTATCCGTGGATTAGGTACCACTTTCGGTCTGACCAATGACGGCATCGACCCGGGTGTGGGCTTCTACGTGGACGGTGTTTACTATGCCCGTACAGCTGCCACCACACTCGACTTTATCGACGTGGAGCGCGTGGAAGTATTGCGCGGCCCACAGGGAACACTTTTTGGTAAAAATACCACCGCCGGAGCATTCAATGTGACCACCCGCAAGCCAAGTTTCAAGCCGGGGGCAAACTTCGAACTGAGCTACGGTAACTACGGCTATATCCAGGCTAAATCATCCATAACCGGTCCTTTGAGCAAAAAGCTGGCAGGAAGATTCTCGTTCTCGGGAACCCAACGCGACGGACTGATTTACAACGTGGCCACCCAGCAGCATGTAAATGACCTCAACAACCTGGGAGGCAGAGCGCAGTTGCTATACAGACCATCTGACAAAACCGACATTATCCTGGCTGCCGATGCTTCCCGCCAACGTCCGAACGGTTACGCACAGGTGTATGCCGGAACCGCTCCTACCCTTCGTGCCAACTACCGCCAGTTCAGCCAAATCATTGCCGACCTCGGCTATACCTTACCGAGCACCAATCCGTTTGACCGCGTCATCGACCAGGATACTCCATCCCGTTCGTTCCAGGATTTGGGCGGTGTCTCATTGAATATCGAAACAGAACTGGGCAAAGGAACACTGACCTCTACCACAGCTTGGCGTTACTGGAACTGGAATCCATCCAACGACCGCGACTTTACCGGCCTTCAGGCATTAGCCTTGTCTCAGGCTCCGTCAAAACACCA
The Parabacteroides sp. FAFU027 DNA segment above includes these coding regions:
- a CDS encoding arylsulfatase; translation: MKREKLIKGGLGIVASSLFVGTYAQNAINVTPNTGFKGKIGKTLAESEQSWPEKKQAPAGAPNVLVWLIDDAGYGTSSAFGGLMQTPVLDSLANNGLRFTNFHSTGVSSPTRAALLTGRNHHSVHMGTLNYSSQGFPGYDAIMPGDKATIAEVLHENGYSNFAVGKYHVAPLDEITANGPFDRWAVGRGFDHFYGFQLGHTDQYHPNLYEDTKVIDIEPNSKHLTTLLADKAISYIANQKSIQPEKPFFLYFATGAIHSPHQVDKKWSDLYKGKLDKGWDWYREEVFARQKRLGVIPADAVLPDRDPTVKSWDSLTPEQRKVYARFMEVYAGFLTHADYEFGRIIDYLKEIGQDKNTVILVSIGDNGSSHSPRNGSLNPYISSLDEDKQVAELYKNIDKIGTEHSFEDAPSGWTQATNTPFRLWKADPNSEGGTHQPLIVYYPNGGLEKGGIRGQYGHVIDIAPTIYELTGAKVPEVIKGYKQQPIEGTSLVYSLKDADAPNRHTVQYYELFGKRAIVKDGWKASVFHQSGTDFSKDVWELYDLKKDFNERIDLAAKFPEKVKELQAVFEAEAIKYNVYPLNDNALGHGAGGRARSPFGLNKKVVLYPGIDQLLTYSGPQFQNDPFSITADIELKSATEQGVLFATGSEFDGLSLYIKDGKFQVAHNTGSIVRYLESNVTVPAGKSKLRFELNYKAPEKGTRNYNAPAGTEAIYINDQKVGERDIVASEGRIAVYKDGIDVGSDRNSPVTDRYKVPFAFTGKLNNVTIEYK
- a CDS encoding TonB-dependent receptor gives rise to the protein MKLRIYLPYLLFILAALPVSVLAQQVTGKVIDSNSGEPLIGVTLKLEGTNTAIQTDAKGKFILKTSKKPPLTISVSYTGYQKQEYIIENTEDELTFDLHQDYNILNQVVVTSRRRKETVQESPIPVSVVTGVKVAEAGAFNVNRLKELIPTVQLYSSNPRNTGLSIRGLGTTFGLTNDGIDPGVGFYVDGVYYARTAATTLDFIDVERVEVLRGPQGTLFGKNTTAGAFNVTTRKPSFKPGANFELSYGNYGYIQAKSSITGPLSKKLAGRFSFSGTQRDGLIYNVATQQHVNDLNNLGGRAQLLYRPSDKTDIILAADASRQRPNGYAQVYAGTAPTLRANYRQFSQIIADLGYTLPSTNPFDRVIDQDTPSRSFQDLGGVSLNIETELGKGTLTSTTAWRYWNWNPSNDRDFTGLQALALSQAPSKHQQWSQEVRWAGDFSKKLSGVFGLFAFGQNLKSDPYHTEESGVDTWRFSQNTTNTALWKTTGLFDGFGIHTTSELNTFSGALFGQLDWAVTKKLHVQPGLRANYDKKKVNFDRQTYGGLQTTDAALLKLKNAVYTNQTFNADVDNTNFSGQFTVSYKFRKNINAFATYSTGYKPVGLNLGGLPTGTDGKPLLDLAVIKPERVHHVEVAVKTSPTKFSTLNITAYNSDIKDYQTQVQSPELGVNRGYLANAEKVRVRGVEIEGDIKANKHFTFNGSAAYTDAKYLSFKNAPLPLEETGKTDNGVQVAFKDISGGELPGVSKWAGSLGGDYSTAAKFLGQKGDFFVALDTYARSTFSSNPSPSKYLVVKGYALLNGRIGFRSSKKVSVFFWGRNLLNKNYFEQLLPGAGNSGQYAGVLGDPRTYGITLKYTL